Proteins encoded by one window of Cytophagia bacterium CHB2:
- a CDS encoding YnfA family protein, with protein MFEIKTIGLFILTAIAEIIGCYLPYLWLREGKSVWLLAPAAVSLALFAWLLSLHPTAAGRVYAAYGGVYISAAIAWLWVVNGIKPTTWDIVGSVVALIGMAIIMFSPRPS; from the coding sequence ATGTTTGAGATAAAAACTATAGGCCTATTCATTCTTACCGCCATCGCGGAGATTATTGGGTGTTATCTTCCCTATCTTTGGCTGCGTGAAGGCAAGTCGGTTTGGTTGTTGGCGCCGGCGGCTGTCAGCTTGGCTTTGTTTGCGTGGCTGCTTTCGCTTCACCCGACAGCCGCAGGCAGGGTATATGCAGCTTATGGCGGTGTGTATATTTCAGCAGCAATCGCCTGGTTGTGGGTTGTTAATGGCATAAAACCGACGACGTGGGATATTGTCGGTTCTGTTGTTGCGTTGATCGGCATGGCAATTATTATGTTTTCACCCAGGCCGTCTTGA